Within the Thermanaeromonas toyohensis ToBE genome, the region CTTGATGTTTGTCTTGTCCTTCAACTTGTACAAGCCCATTAACCAAGGACTACCGGCAGCCCCAACTCCGATTTTTAGCTTGCCCGGGTTGGCTTTGGCGTCGTTAATTAAGTCTTGGATTGTCTTATACTTACTGTCTTTGCGGACACTAATGAAACCACTTTCTGTGTTAACACCGATAACCGCCTCAAAGTCCTTATAACTTAGTTCTGAAAGTCCCATGGCATTGTTTATCGCCAGGTTCGCTGTAGCAAAGCCTATGGTATAACCATCGGGTTTAGCTTTAGCAACTTCAGTGAACCCTATATTTCCTCCTCCGCCCGGCTTGTTAACAACGGCAACGGTTACTCCGTCCCGCTGTATTAACTCCGCGAGCTTTCTCGCCGTCTGGTCAGTTCCTCCGCCCGCAGCAAAAGGTACTATTAGGTTGATAGGTTGCTTAGGAAACTTTTCCTTGCTCACCTTCGTTTCTGACGTAGTCGAGGAGCTGGTATTGGTTTGACCTTTACCACAGCCACCAACGAGGGCCAGTACAAGCATAGTAGCTACAAGGATAGCAATATACCGCGCCTTTTCGTAAAGTTTCATAATTGTTCCTCCCCTCCCAACCTCAAATTTTTCTTTTTTGTGGGGTCCCGGTTACTCACAGAACTCAGATTATATTCGCCTACCGACTAGACCTCTACTTCATTTCATGTATCCCTCCTTCCATCCTACAGCAGCTCCCCTTTCTAAATGGATAATATTAGACAATTCTCCTTATCCTCTACTAACGCGCTTCGCTACTACGTAAATACACCGTTGTAATGTACTTGAACCCTCTATACAGTAAAATGGCAGTTGCTATTCCTAACATTATCCCAGATATTGGTCTTTCGAAAAACTGCACTATGCTACCGTTTGTTAATACTAACCCAGCCCTGAGTCCCGTTTCCAGCGTCCTTCCAAGAACAAGGCCTACAATAAGAGGGGCACCATCAAACCCCGCCTTCTCGGCAAAATACCCAACAATTGCAAACACCATTACTAGCCAAAGGTCAAAGATGTTGTTATCAATACTGTAGGCACCAGTAAGAGTAATTAGCAGTATTAGAGGCATAAGAATCTTCGCTGGCACCCTCATTATGGAGGCAAATACTCCTACTAGTGGCAAATTAAAAATCAGCAGTGCTATATTCCCAATATACATGCTGGCAATCACTGTCCAAAATAGGTCTGGGTGCTGGCGAATTAGTAACGGCCCTACTGTAACACCATGCACCAGTAACCCACTTAAGAGGATGGCTGTTGCTGAGTTAAAGGGTAGACCTAGCGATAACAGCGGTACCATGGCACCAGCGCTAGCGGAATTATTTGCTGATTCTGGCCCCGCTACACCCTCAATGGCGCCCTTTCCAAATTCCTCCGGATGTTTTGATAACTTTTTTTCTAGCTGGTATGACACGAGGGATGATATAAAATTTACCGGCCCAGGTAGAAATCCAATCAGGAAACCTATAATTCCCCCCCTAAACATAGGCATGACGGAACGTCGTAGTTCTTCCTTCGTGGGATATAGCTCTCGTAGCCTCGGAGTTTTAACATAACCCTGCTGTACATTACTACCTACTACTCTTAGCACTTCGCTAATCCCGAAAAGGCCCATGGCAACTAGACTAAAGTCGATGCCCAACTCTAAATCAGTAAGCCCAAACGTTAGCCTTTTAACACCTTCACGCGGGTCAAGCCCAATGGTGCTTAGCATTATCCCCACTAAAACCATAAGTAGTGTCTTGAGCATAGATTTGCCGGTCAGATTGCTTAGTAATATAAGGCCGAGAACGGCAAGAGCAAAATATTCGACAGGTCCAAAACGAACCGCGAACCTAGCCAGCGGCGGAGCAAAAAACTGCAAGCCTATTACACCTATAGTTCCCGCCACGAAGGAGCCAATTGCCGCAACCGCCATCGCTGCCCCAGCACGTCCCTTTTTAGCCATTTCGTAGCCGTCTATACACGTAATTACCGATGCAGTCTCTCCCGGTATCCTTGCTAAGATTGCTGTAGTTGAACCACCATACATTGCGCCATAATAAATGCCAGCTAACATTATGATCCCGGCACTTGGATCCATTCCAAAGCTCAAAGGTAGTAGCATTGCCATTGCAGCAGTCGGACCCAATCCTGGTAAAACACCAGTAATGGTTCCCAAGACCGCTCCTAAAAGGCATGCCATCAAATTGTAGGGCGTGACAGCTCGCTGTAAACCCAGAATAAAATCAGCTCCGAAGCCCACCTTTTTTACCTCCTATAAAGCAAGTATTCCTTTCGGGAGGGGAACCTTTAACCAAACGGCAAATACTACATATGCTACAACAGAACATACCACGGATAAAATAACCGGCCTCCACCAGCCTTCCACCCGCATGACCCGCAACAAATACAACATCAGGCAGAAAGTGCTTATTAAATAACCAAGGGTTTCTAGCACAATAATGTATATTATTACACCAATAGCAAATAAAATTATTTTTGCTTTATCCTCTTCTGTTAATGTTTCATCACTTTTCTCCGCTTTCGCTGGTGTTTCCTCTTTCGCTCTATTTACCTTTCCTCGATTCATTACGATATAGCTGTTAATTAAGATGATAGTTGCGATCGCGGCTGAAGCTATTCCCACTACAAGCGGCAAAAATCCTGGTCCAGGTGCAGCAAGAGTTCCCACCCTCAAGGATAGCGACTTCCATGTGTAAATTAAGGAGAAAATTAGTATAGATGCCGCAAAATATCGTTCCCACCTCAATCTTCACAATTCCTCCTTTCCATTTTTACCCTGCAACGCTTTCAGCCTGCTATCTCCTTACTTCGTACGTTAGTGCCCCTGGAAAACCAACCCCAGACTCGACTACTTCTGAGTCAATTAGTTGTGTAAGCTCAACAACTTTATCCGACTCAATTAGCCGTGTAAGTTGCTCCATCCTTACAAGAGGATAGTTTACATCCGAAAGGCTTAGTTTCAGAGCAGCCATAGCCGAACCCCAGGCAAGGCCCATTTCGGTGCTACCTTTCAAGAAACCGTACAAGAAGCCTGCACAGAAGGCATCCCCTGCGCCGAACCTATTAACCACTACACCAGGATACTTCTTTTTTACTTTGTACACGTGGTTCCCATCGTATGCCACGGCACCCTCGGGGCCTAGTTTAAGGACAGCAACTTGGCATCCAAAGCGTTCACAAATTTCTCTTGCTACTTCCCCTGGCTCTCCTACAAGCGCGAATAATTTTTGGGCTTCCTCCTGATTTAAGAACAACACATCTACCTTATGGCTAATTTCACCGATTAAGCGGGTAGCTGCTGAGGCTTCCCATAAACTCGAACGAAAATTAACATCGAATGAAGTACTAAGACCATAAGATCGCGCGAATTTGAACGCCTCTACAGTAGTTTTGAAGCACTCATCACTGATAGCCGGTGTTATACCTGTGATGTGTAGATGCCTAGCCATTTTCACAAATTCCCAGTCAACATCTCGGTGAGAGAGTTCACTTCCTGCACTTCCTTTTCGGTCATAGATCGCAATACTAGGGCGAGGATCAATCCCAAGTTCTATAAACATAATTCCAATTTTTTCTGTTGATCCCCATACAACCCTACTCGTATCTACTCCCAATCCCCTAATGGTATTGAGAATATTCTCACCAACAGGGGTTCGGGGTAGCTTTCCAATCCAAGCGGTTTTGAGGCCTAACCTGGTAAGCCCAATAGCTACATTGAGTTCAGCCCCACCTACTAGTACCTCGAGGCGTCTTGCATTTTCAAGGGTCCCGTACCCTTCTGGCCTCAATACTAATAATGCTTCTCCTATAGTGATTACGTCGATAGACATAGTTGAGTAATTTCGCCCCTTGTAGTTAACGTGCTAACTGTTTATGACTTTATATGTGATGAGTTTTAATTTTATTAAGCTGATGCTCACAGGTGGTAATTGTATCCATTTGGTTACCAATTAGTTTATTACCTTTAAATACCATTTTGGGTGCCTTGTAATTTGTCTAGTCTTCGTATTTTTATGTTTCCCAGATTTAACCACAATATAGCTGCTCGTACCAGAGAAAATTCTATACCGAAATCAAACCTGGCCCTTGCCTCTAACTATGTATCTACAGCTAGACTGGACTTTTCGGGTTCCAGAAAGAATCCAGTTAAGTGATAGATACCAAAAATACAGAGTATGACCTCGAACGTACATACCTCCTTCTTACTTAGGCGTAAGCCTTCCGCCTTCCTTAACCAGTAAATCTTCGCTCGCATAATTTCCGAACACCACCCTCTCAAGAAGAGACAGCTACACACTAGTACAACCGTTCTTCCCCCCGGGAGTACTTTTTGGATGTTGTTTGTTCTCGGCTAACCTTTCTCGGTGTCCAAATCTGCCGTGGTCTTAAGTACAACGCGCCTACCACTGGTTCTGTGAAAACAGCGTGAATAACCCACTATCTAAACATTATCACTCTCGTGGTCTTCCGGTGATGCTTGTGGAAGAAAACCTTCCACCTGAGCCGCACACAATAGGATAGCAGGCCAGTCGGTACCTACTCAGGTTGAAAGACTTCACAACCATGTACCGACTGGCTCTGCCGTACTCCTTTCAGTAACAATCCATGCGGCGCTCTCTTATAATTCACAGACTATATAAAAGCTCCCGCCAGCTTATTTTAAAGCAATCCCAGTGTTTTTAGCCGCTGTTCAACGATATGGTAATTTTCACTACTGATTTCCCGCCACGGCTTACGACAAGTTCCTGGATCTACCCCACGCATGCGTAAAATTGAATAACACCCTGCAGGCCTAAAACCTTCTATGGCCTGAAGTTTCCGTACCTCAATTAAAGTGAGCTGAAGCTCTGCAGCACGTTTGTGATCGCCTTGAAGTATAGCATTATAAAGTTCCAACACAACTTCAGGTAGGACGTTCGCCGTGCCGGCGACACAGGTTTTCGCACCTAGAAGGAATGCTGGATAGAGAAGCCCTACTGTTCCAGTCATGAAATTAAAATCAGGATATTTACTCCCAACCTCACGAATATACTCAGCAAATAGCATGAAGTCTCCGCTGCTGTCTTTTAGTCCACGTACACCTACGTCGGCAAGCTTTAGAAGAAGACTCGGGGTTACGCAGTAACCCGTAGTCTTAGGATTATTGTAGAGATAAACAGGTATATTCACAGATTTAACAAGGTGCTCAA harbors:
- a CDS encoding tripartite tricarboxylate transporter substrate binding protein, yielding MKLYEKARYIAILVATMLVLALVGGCGKGQTNTSSSTTSETKVSKEKFPKQPINLIVPFAAGGGTDQTARKLAELIQRDGVTVAVVNKPGGGGNIGFTEVAKAKPDGYTIGFATANLAINNAMGLSELSYKDFEAVIGVNTESGFISVRKDSKYKTIQDLINDAKANPGKLKIGVGAAGSPWLMGLYKLKDKTNIKFDIVTASTGGAEVASQLLGGHIDAACHAPSDFAGLLKSGDFRPLAVLGEKRSPHFPEVPTLKEAGYDVTQYGPRGIIAPKGTPQDVLDKIREIFKKALDSPEYREFLKAQLLEQFDLSGSEYAKFLKEEQDTYTELANKFSLKQQKK
- a CDS encoding tripartite tricarboxylate transporter permease — its product is MGFGADFILGLQRAVTPYNLMACLLGAVLGTITGVLPGLGPTAAMAMLLPLSFGMDPSAGIIMLAGIYYGAMYGGSTTAILARIPGETASVITCIDGYEMAKKGRAGAAMAVAAIGSFVAGTIGVIGLQFFAPPLARFAVRFGPVEYFALAVLGLILLSNLTGKSMLKTLLMVLVGIMLSTIGLDPREGVKRLTFGLTDLELGIDFSLVAMGLFGISEVLRVVGSNVQQGYVKTPRLRELYPTKEELRRSVMPMFRGGIIGFLIGFLPGPVNFISSLVSYQLEKKLSKHPEEFGKGAIEGVAGPESANNSASAGAMVPLLSLGLPFNSATAILLSGLLVHGVTVGPLLIRQHPDLFWTVIASMYIGNIALLIFNLPLVGVFASIMRVPAKILMPLILLITLTGAYSIDNNIFDLWLVMVFAIVGYFAEKAGFDGAPLIVGLVLGRTLETGLRAGLVLTNGSIVQFFERPISGIMLGIATAILLYRGFKYITTVYLRSSEAR
- a CDS encoding tripartite tricarboxylate transporter TctB family protein, with product MRWERYFAASILIFSLIYTWKSLSLRVGTLAAPGPGFLPLVVGIASAAIATIILINSYIVMNRGKVNRAKEETPAKAEKSDETLTEEDKAKIILFAIGVIIYIIVLETLGYLISTFCLMLYLLRVMRVEGWWRPVILSVVCSVVAYVVFAVWLKVPLPKGILAL
- a CDS encoding sugar kinase: MSIDVITIGEALLVLRPEGYGTLENARRLEVLVGGAELNVAIGLTRLGLKTAWIGKLPRTPVGENILNTIRGLGVDTSRVVWGSTEKIGIMFIELGIDPRPSIAIYDRKGSAGSELSHRDVDWEFVKMARHLHITGITPAISDECFKTTVEAFKFARSYGLSTSFDVNFRSSLWEASAATRLIGEISHKVDVLFLNQEEAQKLFALVGEPGEVAREICERFGCQVAVLKLGPEGAVAYDGNHVYKVKKKYPGVVVNRFGAGDAFCAGFLYGFLKGSTEMGLAWGSAMAALKLSLSDVNYPLVRMEQLTRLIESDKVVELTQLIDSEVVESGVGFPGALTYEVRR
- a CDS encoding dihydrodipicolinate synthase family protein, whose product is MSSDNITGILPPLITSFTETGEIYEKGIRNVVNFLLERGVHGFFITGSYGSFPLMTEQERKRVVEIILNEVAGRVPVIVQVGAPSTAMTVELAKHAESVGAAAVSSVVPFYYSGFAYKEIHIIEHFEHLVKSVNIPVYLYNNPKTTGYCVTPSLLLKLADVGVRGLKDSSGDFMLFAEYIREVGSKYPDFNFMTGTVGLLYPAFLLGAKTCVAGTANVLPEVVLELYNAILQGDHKRAAELQLTLIEVRKLQAIEGFRPAGCYSILRMRGVDPGTCRKPWREISSENYHIVEQRLKTLGLL